One Bacillota bacterium genomic window, GTGGCACCTTTGGGATACCCGTCCGACCACGCTGCGCCTCATGGCCGCGACCTTGCTGATCTCCTCTTCGGTTAGAGGTCTCACGAACCGCATTCTGTACCTCGCCTCCCTGCTATCGCAAATACGGCTCTAGCAGGGAGTATACTGTAGATACGCAGATCACGCAAATGCTTGTGGAACGTTACTTAGTGCGCCGCGATGCCCGCGCCCAGGTGGCGGCGGGTGCCGATGTGCTGGGCATAAACGTGGAAATTCCCGCGCCCTCAAGAGGGTTCGTCGATGAGTCGGGGCTTATGTTGCAGGCCGTCGCGATGGTCCAAGAGCACACTGACGCTCCGATCTGCCTGGACTCGTGTGCGCCCGAGGTTCTTGAGGCGGGACTCAGGACCTATGTCGGGCGGGCCCTCGTCAACTCGTTCTCATTGGAAATAGGCAGAGCCGAGATCATTCTTCCTCTCGTGGCCAGGTACGGAGCAGCGGTCATCGGGCTCACCATAGACGAGCATGGGATCCCTGACACCGCTGAGCGCCGACTCAACGTCGCGCACCGGCTGGTGGAGGTAGCCGAGTCATATGGCATCCCCGTCGCGATGTTCTTATAGACCCACTCGCCCTTGCTGCAGGGGCCGAGCCGGAACAGCCCGGGGAGACCCTCCGGGCCCTGCGGCTGATCGAGTCGGAGCTCGGCGTAAGAACCTCG contains:
- a CDS encoding dihydropteroate synthase; translated protein: MLVERYLVRRDARAQVAAGADVLGINVEIPAPSRGFVDESGLMLQAVAMVQEHTDAPICLDSCAPEVLEAGLRTYVGRALVNSFSLEIGRAEIILPLVARYGAAVIGLTIDEHGIPDTAERRLNVAHRLVEVAESYGIPVAMFL